The window CCTTACTGCTTCGCACCAAACACTTGCGGATACAACGCTTGCGCGATCTGTTTCAATCCTTGCGTCACCCTCGGTCCGGGCCGGTTGACCAAATCCGGGTTGACTGTGACGATCCGTTTTTGTTTCACGGCGTTGATCCCAGCCCATCCGGAGCGGGAGGCGATTTGCGATGCCACTTTATTGCCGCCGGTGTCATAGGTGGCGATGATCACGTCCGGATTCCACTTGACCACCTGCTCTGCCGACACTTGAGGCCATCCTTTTTGGCTCGCGGCCACGTTGTTCCCTCCGGCCAGACGAATCAGCTCGTCCATAAAGGTGCCCGAACCGGCGGTAAACAGTGTCGGGTCCAACTCAATCCACACTTTGACCCGCTTGTCAGCCGGGATGGAAGCCACTTTTTTCGTTACTTCGTTTTTCTCCTGTTCCATCTTGGCGACTACCTGACGCGCCTTGTCCACGGCCCCTGTCGCTTTGCCCACCAAGAGAATCGAATCTTCTACACCTTTGAGGCTTTGTCCGTCCACCACCAGCACCGTCAATCCCAGTTTCCGCAATTGGCCGATCGTATCTTGACCGTTCATCGGGTTGGCCAGCACCAGATCGGGCTTCAGCGACACCACCTTTTCCACATTGATCTTCATGTCACCCACTTTTTCCTTCTTCGCCGCTTCCGCCGGATAATTGTCCAATGAGGAAACACCGACGATCTTCTTGTCCAGACCCAATGCAAACGCGATTTCCGTGGTGCTGGGGATCAGTGAAACGATGCGCTGGGGCTCCCGCTTGATCGTTACGCTCTGTCCGGATGCATCCTTGAGGGTAACCGGGTAAGCACCCTGTTTTCCGCCGTGATTCGCGTGCGGTTGAGGCGCCTGAGAGCAACCAGCCAACCCCATCGTCATGACCAACAACAACGTCAACAACCAACCATACCACTTCTTCATCCAGTCTCTCTCCTTCCCTTCACCAACATAAAAAAACCCCACCTCCATCGAGGTCAGGGAAATCCTCTCGCGCATACCGCATGCTGGAAAACGCGCACGCGAGTGTTGCGCTCCTCCTCACACCCCGAAGGAGAATCGCAAGTGACTGCGAAAAGGCAGGTCTCCTGGCTCGTGGATCACCGCATTCGGCCGCGCCTTCCCATCCTTTCGCGGACAGTGGCATCGTGCGACCGCGCTCCCCACTCACAGTGGCGGGACCGCGCCGGATTTGCACCGGTCTTCCCTTTTCACCTTCATCCGCTCATCCATACCGGTTGCGGATGAAAGACCTTTTCGCCTATTCACTTGTCGCTTTGCAAATCACTACCCGAATTTTAACACTTTGTCAGTCTTCTGACCATCCCCCTAGTTTGGACGGCAGGCGTCGCGGGAAGGAGGAAATGGACGGTTTGGATGCGAAATCAAGTTTGTTAGGGCGTGTCTGGCAAACACTGTCCACATTGCTTTCCCTGCTTACTCTCACCTGCGCCCTGCAAGGAAGTGGATCATGGGCGCTCCGACTAGGTGAGCTCAGAACGCGAGCAAAGTACGCTTTGCTTAGAGAAATTTGCCCGCGATTTAATTCCTGTGCTTTCCGAGTCTTTGCTCTGCCGGGACTTGGTAAGTCGCTCGCCTGACATGTGCCCAGTAACAGATTGATGAGACACGTCCTAGGAAGGCATTCACGGAAAGGAGGGTGCAGGCGCGACTGTACCATTTGCGCCGCCATATATGGAACATCGAACCTTCACATGGGATTTGGGAAAAGAAAATCGCATCATCCGCGGAGACGTTTATGCCGCGACGACCAAGTCGCCGCTCCCGGTCGTCATTTTGTGCCACGGTTTTAAGGGATTCAAAAACTGGGGCTTTTTCCCACATGCCGCCAAAGTAATGGCCGACCAGGGCTTTGCTGTCATCACCTTCAACTTCTCCATGAACGGGGTAGGTGAAAGCCTGGAAGAATTCGACGAACTGGACAAGTTCGCCCGTAATACGTATTCCCGCGAACAGGAGGACTTAGCATACCTCCTGGATCGGCTGTTAAAGGGAGATGTGCCTTTGCACGAGGCAATGGACATCGATAAAATCGCCCTGGTCGGGCACAGTCGTGGCGGAGGGAACAGCCTGATCTTCGCGATGGATCACCCGGAGATCGGGGCTGTCGTGTTGTGGAACAGCATTGCCCGTGTCGACCTGTTCTCCGATGAGCTGAAACGGGAAATCCGTGAAAAAGGCGTTGCCACCATCCTCAACGCCCGCACCGGACAAGCGATGCCGATTTACCGCGAGGTGTTGGACGATTTGGAACGCAACCGTGAGCGGTTCGATATCCTGAACCGCCTCCCGTCTTTCGAACGCCCCCTGCTGATCCTGCACGGGAGTGACGACCGCTCCGTACCGCTCGCCGCGGCCAAGCAACTTTCAAGCGCCGCCGCCAACGCCCGGTTGGTCATCATCGAAGGAGCGGATCACACTTTTGGTTGTGTCCACCCGTTCCGCGGCACAACCCCTTACCTGGACCAAGCGTTGGATGAGACA of the Polycladomyces subterraneus genome contains:
- a CDS encoding ABC transporter substrate-binding protein; translation: MKKWYGWLLTLLLVMTMGLAGCSQAPQPHANHGGKQGAYPVTLKDASGQSVTIKREPQRIVSLIPSTTEIAFALGLDKKIVGVSSLDNYPAEAAKKEKVGDMKINVEKVVSLKPDLVLANPMNGQDTIGQLRKLGLTVLVVDGQSLKGVEDSILLVGKATGAVDKARQVVAKMEQEKNEVTKKVASIPADKRVKVWIELDPTLFTAGSGTFMDELIRLAGGNNVAASQKGWPQVSAEQVVKWNPDVIIATYDTGGNKVASQIASRSGWAGINAVKQKRIVTVNPDLVNRPGPRVTQGLKQIAQALYPQVFGAKQ
- a CDS encoding alpha/beta hydrolase family protein, with translation MEHRTFTWDLGKENRIIRGDVYAATTKSPLPVVILCHGFKGFKNWGFFPHAAKVMADQGFAVITFNFSMNGVGESLEEFDELDKFARNTYSREQEDLAYLLDRLLKGDVPLHEAMDIDKIALVGHSRGGGNSLIFAMDHPEIGAVVLWNSIARVDLFSDELKREIREKGVATILNARTGQAMPIYREVLDDLERNRERFDILNRLPSFERPLLILHGSDDRSVPLAAAKQLSSAAANARLVIIEGADHTFGCVHPFRGTTPYLDQALDETARFLHHTWIDTPHG